One part of the Arabidopsis thaliana chromosome 1 sequence genome encodes these proteins:
- the PATL1 gene encoding PATELLIN 1 (PATELLIN 1 (PATL1); FUNCTIONS IN: transporter activity; INVOLVED IN: transport, pollen tube growth; LOCATED IN: apoplast, plasma membrane, chloroplast, vacuole, membrane; EXPRESSED IN: 25 plant structures; EXPRESSED DURING: 15 growth stages; CONTAINS InterPro DOMAIN/s: Cellular retinaldehyde-binding/triple function, C-terminal (InterPro:IPR001251), Cellular retinaldehyde-binding/triple function, N-terminal (InterPro:IPR008273), GOLD (InterPro:IPR009038), Phosphatidylinositol transfer protein-like, N-terminal (InterPro:IPR011074); BEST Arabidopsis thaliana protein match is: PATELLIN 2 (TAIR:AT1G22530.1); Has 71908 Blast hits to 38545 proteins in 2590 species: Archae - 322; Bacteria - 14379; Metazoa - 24510; Fungi - 7976; Plants - 3688; Viruses - 410; Other Eukaryotes - 20623 (source: NCBI BLink).), which translates to MAQEEVQKSADVAAAPVVKEKPITDKEVTIPTPVAEKEEVAAPVSDEKAVPEKEVTPEKEAPAAEAEKSVSVKEEETVVVAEKVVVLTAEEVQKKALEEFKELVREALNKREFTAPVTPVKEEKTEEKKTEEETKEEEKTEEKKEETTTEVKVEEEKPAVPAAEEEKSSEAAPVETKSEEKPEEKAEVTTEKASSAEEDGTKTVEAIEESIVSVSPPESAVAPVVVETVAVAEAEPVEPEEVSIWGVPLLQDERSDVILTKFLRARDFKVKEALTMLKNTVQWRKENKIDELVESGEEVSEFEKMVFAHGVDKEGHVVIYSSYGEFQNKELFSDKEKLNKFLSWRIQLQEKCVRAIDFSNPEAKSSFVFVSDFRNAPGLGKRALWQFIRRAVKQFEDNYPEFAAKELFINVPWWYIPYYKTFGSIITSPRTRSKMVLAGPSKSADTIFKYIAPEQVPVKYGGLSKDTPLTEETITEAIVKPAANYTIELPASEACTLSWELRVLGADVSYGAQFEPTTEGSYAVIVSKTRKIGSTDEPVITDSFKVGEPGKIVITIDNQTSKKKKVLYRFKTQ; encoded by the exons ATGGCTCAAGAGGAAGTACAGAAATCGGCTGATGTCGCTGCTGCTCCGGTGGTGAAGGAGAAACCTATTACCGATAAGGAGGTTACTATTCCTACCCCTGTGGCAGAGAAAGAGGAAGTTGCTGCTCCTGTCTCTGATGAGAAGGCGGTTCCAGAGAAGGAGGTGACTCCGGAGAAGGAAGCCCCAGCGGCGGAAGCGGAGAAATCTGTTTCGGTGAAGGAGGAAGAGACGGTTGTTGTAGCTGAGAAGGTTGTTGTTTTAACTGCTGAGGAAGTTCAGAAGAAGGCACTTGAGGAGTTTAAGGAGCTTGTAAGGGAGGCTTTGAACAAACGTGAATTCACTGCTCCGGTGACGCCGGTtaaggaagagaaaacagaggagaagaaaacagaggaggaaactaaagaggaagagaaaacagaggagaagaaagaagagacaaCGACTGAGGTtaaggttgaagaagagaaaccgGCGGTTCcagcggcggaggaggagaaatCATCAGAGGCTGCTCCGGTTGAGACCAAATCTGAGGAGAAACCTGAAGAGAAAGCAGAGGTAACAACCGAGAAAGCATCCAGTGCCGAAGAAGATGGAACCAAGACCGTGGAAGCAATCGAAGAATCTATCGTCTCTGTTTCACCACCTGAATCCGCCGTAGCACCTGTCGTGGTAGAGACTGTCGCCGTTGCTGAGGCAGAGCCAGTGGAGCCGGAAGAAGTCTCGATCTGGGGAGTTCCACTACTCCAAGACGAGAGATCTGACGTGATCCTCACGAAATTCCTCCGTGCAAGAGACTTTAAGGTCAAAGAAGCTTTAACCATGCTTAAAAACACCGTCCAGTGGcgtaaagaaaacaaaatcgacGAACTCGTTGAATCCGGAGAAGAAGTGAGTGAGTTCGAGAAGATGGTGTTTGCTCACGGTGTTGACAAAGAAGGACACGTCGTGATCTACAGTTCTTACGGTGAGTTTCAGAACAAGGAGCTTTTCTCCGACAAGGAGAAGCTTAACAAGTTCCTCAGCTGGAGGATTCAGCTACAAGAGAAGTGTGTGAGAGCTATTGATTTCAGCAACCCTGAAGCGAAGTCTTCGTTTGTGTTCGTCAGCGACTTCAGGAACGCTCCAGGACTTGGTAAAAGAGCCTTGTGGCAATTCATCAGACGCGCTGTTAAACAATTCGAGGACAATTATCCTGAATTCGCCGCTAAAGAG CTATTCATCAATGTCCCATGGTGGTACATTCCATACTACAAAACATTCGGATCTATCATCACATCCCCAAGGACTAGGAGCAAGATGGTCCTTGCTGGTCCATCCAAATCTGCCGATACtattttcaa ATACATAGCTCCTGAACAAGTTCCCGTTAAATACGGTGGACTTAGCAAAGATACTCCTTTGACCGAAGAAACCATAACGGAAGCCATCGTTAAACCGGCAGCAAACTACACTATTGAATTGCCTGCTTCTGAG GCTTGCACGCTTTCATGGGAGCTTAGGGTTTTGGGTGCTGATGTGAGCTACGGAGCTCAGTTTGAGCCAACCACCGAAGGAAGCTATGCTGTGATCGTCTCTAAGACACGGAAGATTGGATCAACCGATGAACCGGTGATAACCGATTCTTTTAAGGTGGGTGAACCGGGAAAGATTGTGATCACAATCGACAACCAGActtccaagaagaagaaagtgctCTACAGGTTCAAAACTCAATAA
- a CDS encoding Sec14p-like phosphatidylinositol transfer family protein (Sec14p-like phosphatidylinositol transfer family protein; FUNCTIONS IN: transporter activity; INVOLVED IN: transport; LOCATED IN: plasma membrane; EXPRESSED IN: 24 plant structures; EXPRESSED DURING: 13 growth stages; CONTAINS InterPro DOMAIN/s: Cellular retinaldehyde-binding/triple function, C-terminal (InterPro:IPR001251), Cellular retinaldehyde-binding/triple function, N-terminal (InterPro:IPR008273), GOLD (InterPro:IPR009038), Phosphatidylinositol transfer protein-like, N-terminal (InterPro:IPR011074); BEST Arabidopsis thaliana protein match is: SEC14 cytosolic factor family protein / phosphoglyceride transfer family protein (TAIR:AT4G09160.1); Has 4473 Blast hits to 3903 proteins in 364 species: Archae - 35; Bacteria - 264; Metazoa - 1504; Fungi - 917; Plants - 883; Viruses - 13; Other Eukaryotes - 857 (source: NCBI BLink).), whose translation MAEEPTTTTLVTPEKLPSPSLTPSEVSESTQDALPTETETLEKVTETNPPETADTTTKPEEETAAEHHPPTVTETETASTEKQEVKDEASQKEVAEEKKSMIPQNLGSFKEESSKLSDLSNSEKKSLDELKHLVREALDNHQFTNTPEEVKIWGIPLLEDDRSDVVLLKFLRAREFKVKDSFAMLKNTIKWRKEFKIDELVEEDLVDDLDKVVFMHGHDREGHPVCYNVYGEFQNKELYNKTFSDEEKRKHFLRTRIQFLERSIRKLDFSSGGVSTIFQVNDMKNSPGLGKKELRSATKQAVELLQDNYPEFVFKQAFINVPWWYLVFYTVIGPFMTPRSKSKLVFAGPSRSAETLFKYISPEQVPVQYGGLSVDPCDCNPDFSLEDSASEITVKPGTKQTVEIIIYEKCELVWEIRVTGWEVSYKAEFVPEEKDAYTVVIQKPRKMRPSDEPVLTHSFKVNELGKVLLTVDNPTSKKKKLVYRFNVKPL comes from the exons ATGGCTGAAGAACCTACTACTACCACTCTCGTTACACCGGAAAAGCTACCTTCTCCGAGCCTCACGCCTTCTGAAGTATCTGAATCTACTCAAGATGCCCTACCGACAGAGACAGAAACTCTGGAGAAAGTGACTGAGACTAATCCACCGGAAACTGCAGATACCACCACCAagccagaagaagaaaccgcGGCAGAGCATCATCCACCGACAGTGACGGAAACAGAAACTGCATCGACGGAGAAACAAGAGGTTAAAGACGAAGCATCGCAGAAAGAAGTAgctgaagagaaaaagagtatGATTCCACAGAATCTTGGTTCattcaaagaagaaagcagCAAACTTTCTGATCTATCTAATTCCGAGAAGAAATCACTCGATGAACTAAAACATCTAGTTCGAGAAGCTCTAGACAATCACCAATTCACCAACACACCAGAAGAAGTCAAGATTTGGGGGATTCCATTACTTGAAGACGATAGAAGCGACGTCGTTTTGTTAAAATTCCTAAGAGCTAGGGAGTTCAAGGTGAAAGATTCGTTTGCTATGCTCAAGAACACAATCAAGTGGAGAAAGGAGTTCAAGATCGATGAATTGGTCGAGGAAGATCTTGTGGATGATCTTGACAAGGTTGTGTTTATGCATGGACATGACCGAGAAGGTCACCCTGTTTGTTACAATGTCTATGGTGAGTTTCAGAACAAGGAGCTTTATAATAAGACGTTTTCTGATGAGGAAAAGAGGAAACATTTCTTGAGGACTAGGATTCAGTTCTTGGAGAGGAGTATAAGGAAGCTAGATTTTAGCTCTGGTGGGGTTTCTACTATTTTTCAGGTTAATGATATGAAGAATTCTCCGGGGTTAGGGAAGAAAGAGCTTAGATCAGCTACTAAGCAAGCTGTTGAGTTGCTTCAGGACAATTACCCTGAGTTTGTCTTCAAACAG GCTTTTATCAATGTTCCTTGGTGGTACCTTGTGTTTTATACTGTGATTGGTCCGTTCATGACACCAAGATCAAAGAGCAAGCTTGTGTTTGCTGGTCCTTCGCGTTCAGCTGAAACCCTATTCAA ATACATATCACCCGAGCAAGTTCCAGTACAATATGGTGGATTGAGTGTTGATCCTTGCGACTGCAATCCAGACTTTTCGTTGGAAGATTCAGCCTCTGAGATCACTGTTAAGCCCGGAACAAAACAAACTGTTGAGATCATAATCTATGAG AAATGTGAACTTGTGTGGGAGATAAGGGTAACTGGATGGGAAGTGAGCTACAAGGCTGAATTTGTGCCGGAAGAGAAAGATGCTTACACGGTGGTTATACAAAAACCGAGGAAGATGAGACCATCCGATGAACCGGTGTTAACCCATAGCTTCAAAGTGAATGAGCTTGGCAAGGTTTTACTCACAGTAGACAACCCAACctctaagaagaagaagctcgtTTACAGGTTCAATGTCAAACCTCTCTAA
- a CDS encoding Major facilitator superfamily protein has product MIPSHQSKDSNQLQETIFFFSLYLVAIGQGGYNPCIKVFGADQFDGNDHKEARDKSSFFNWLMFGNCISILTTRLVSTYIQENLSWSLGFGIPSVSMLLSLFLFLLGTTSYRFSTERVGKKNPFARISRVFMEALKNRRQPDLDIANANANETLLLLAHQSSKQFRFLDRAAISCELAEIEEAKAVLRLIPIWITSVVYTIVHAQSPTFFTKQGATMDRSISPGLLVPAATLQSFINLSVVVFIPIYDRLLVPFARSFTQNSSGITTLQRIGTGIFLSILAMVLAALVETKRLQAARDELSIPMSVWWLIPQYVIFGVSDMFTMVGLQEFFYGQVPSELRSVGMALNLSIYGAGNYLSSFMISVIDKITNQYGQRSWFDNDLDQAHLDYFYWLLACLGFIGFAFYLWFAKSYVYSRSNTF; this is encoded by the exons ATGATTCCTTCTCATCAGTCCAAAGATTCGAATCAGCTGCAAGAgactatcttcttcttctctctttatcttgTAGCAATAGGACAAGGCGGTTACAACCCGTGTATTAAGGTATTTGGAGCGGATCAATTCGATGGAAATGATCATAAAGAGGCAAGAGACAAGAGTTCATTCTTCAACTGGTTGATGTTTGGAAACTGTATTAGCATATTGACGACTCGTTTGGTCTCTACCTACATTCAAGAGAACCTAAGCTGGTCACTAGGGTTTGGTATTCCTAGTGTTTCCATGttgctttctctgtttctcttcctccttggAACTACCTCTTACCGTTTTAGTACTGAGAGAGTAGGAAAGAAAAACCCTTTTGCCAGAATCAGTCGTGTATTCATGGAGGCTTTAAAGAACAGAAGACAACCCGATTTAGATATTGCTAACGCGAACGCCAACGAGACTCTCCTTCTCCTGGCTCACCAGAGTTCCAAACAGTTCAG ATTCCTAGACAGGGCAGCTATTTCTTGTGAATTGGCTgaaattgaagaagcaaaGGCGGTTCTTAGGCTTATTCCCATATGGATAACTTCTGTAGTCTACACCATTGTACATGCACAATCCCCTACTTTTTTTACAAAGCAAGGAGCCACAATGGACAGGTCAATCTCACCAGGACTCTTAGTTCCTGCAGCTACACTTCAAAGTTTCATAAACCTCTCAGTAGTCGTTTTCATCCCAATCTACGACCGCTTACTCGTCCCATTCGCAAGGTCCTTCACTCAAAACTCATCAGGTATCACAACGCTACAAAGGATTGGTACAGGGATTTTCCTCTCCATTCTTGCTATGGTATTAGCCGCATTGGTCGAGACAAAAAGGCTCCAAGCCGCCCGGGATGAACTCTCCATACCGATGAGCGTGTGGTGGCTGATTCCACAGTATGTTATCTTTGGAGTCTCAGATATGTTCACAATGGTGGGTTTACAAGAGTTCTTCTACGGCCAAGTCCCTAGTGAGCTTAGGAGCGTTGGTATGGCTTTGAACCTAAGCATATACGGGGCGGGAAACTACCTAAGCAGCTTTATGATATCAGTCATTGATAAAATCACGAACCAGTATGGTCAAAGGAGCTGGTTCGATAATGACTTGGACCAAGCTCATCTAGATTACTTCTACTGGCTACTGGCTTGTCTCGGCTTCATTGGTTTCGCCTTCTACTTATGGTTCGCCAAGTCATATGTCTACAGCAGATCAAACACCTTTTAA
- a CDS encoding Major facilitator superfamily protein (Major facilitator superfamily protein; FUNCTIONS IN: transporter activity; INVOLVED IN: oligopeptide transport; LOCATED IN: membrane; CONTAINS InterPro DOMAIN/s: PTR2 family proton/oligopeptide symporter, conserved site (InterPro:IPR018456), Oligopeptide transporter (InterPro:IPR000109), Major facilitator superfamily, general substrate transporter (InterPro:IPR016196); BEST Arabidopsis thaliana protein match is: Major facilitator superfamily protein (TAIR:AT1G72140.1); Has 7846 Blast hits to 7701 proteins in 1476 species: Archae - 0; Bacteria - 4043; Metazoa - 538; Fungi - 469; Plants - 2185; Viruses - 0; Other Eukaryotes - 611 (source: NCBI BLink).): MAITYSSADELGNTTEGFLEIRENTSGGWKSARLIIVVQMAERFAYFGIASNLIMYLTGPLGESTAAAAANVNAWTGTVAFLPLLGGFLADSYLGRFRTIIISSSLYILGLGLLSFSTMIPSHQSKDSNQLQETIFFFSLYLVAIGQGGYNPCIKVFGADQFDGNDHKEARDKSSFFNWLMFGNCISILTTRLVSTYIQENLSWSLGFGIPSVSMLLSLFLFLLGTTSYRFSTERVGKKNPFARISRVFMEALKNRRQPDLDIANANANETLLLLAHQSSKQFRFLDRAAISCELAEIEEAKAVLRLIPIWITSVVYTIVHAQSPTFFTKQGATMDRSISPGLLVPAATLQSFINLSVVVFIPIYDRLLVPFARSFTQNSSGITTLQRIGTGIFLSILAMVLAALVETKRLQAARDELSIPMSVWWLIPQYVIFGVSDMFTMVGLQEFFYGQVPSELRSVGMALNLSIYGAGNYLSSFMISVIDKITNQYGQRSWFDNDLDQAHLDYFYWLLACLGFIGFAFYLWFAKSYVYSRSNTF; encoded by the exons aTGGCTATCACCTACTCCTCCGCCGACGAGCTCGGAAACACCACTGAGGGTTTTCTGGAAATCCGAGAAAATACCTCCGGTGGATGGAAATCAGCGAGGCTCATCATCG TTGTACAAATGGCGGAGCGATTCGCTTACTTTGGTATAGCGTCAAACCTAATAATGTACTTGACGGGACCGTTAGGTGAGTCAACAGCTGCAGCGGCAGCGAATGTCAATGCTTGGACTGGAACGGTGGCGTTTCTGCCGCTTCTCGGGGGCTTTCTCGCTGACTCGTATCTCGGTCGTTTCCGTACTATAATCATCTCATCTTCTCTCTATATCTTg gGACTTGGGTTGCTGTCTTTTTCAACCATGATTCCTTCTCATCAGTCCAAAGATTCGAATCAGCTGCAAGAgactatcttcttcttctctctttatcttgTAGCAATAGGACAAGGCGGTTACAACCCGTGTATTAAGGTATTTGGAGCGGATCAATTCGATGGAAATGATCATAAAGAGGCAAGAGACAAGAGTTCATTCTTCAACTGGTTGATGTTTGGAAACTGTATTAGCATATTGACGACTCGTTTGGTCTCTACCTACATTCAAGAGAACCTAAGCTGGTCACTAGGGTTTGGTATTCCTAGTGTTTCCATGttgctttctctgtttctcttcctccttggAACTACCTCTTACCGTTTTAGTACTGAGAGAGTAGGAAAGAAAAACCCTTTTGCCAGAATCAGTCGTGTATTCATGGAGGCTTTAAAGAACAGAAGACAACCCGATTTAGATATTGCTAACGCGAACGCCAACGAGACTCTCCTTCTCCTGGCTCACCAGAGTTCCAAACAGTTCAG ATTCCTAGACAGGGCAGCTATTTCTTGTGAATTGGCTgaaattgaagaagcaaaGGCGGTTCTTAGGCTTATTCCCATATGGATAACTTCTGTAGTCTACACCATTGTACATGCACAATCCCCTACTTTTTTTACAAAGCAAGGAGCCACAATGGACAGGTCAATCTCACCAGGACTCTTAGTTCCTGCAGCTACACTTCAAAGTTTCATAAACCTCTCAGTAGTCGTTTTCATCCCAATCTACGACCGCTTACTCGTCCCATTCGCAAGGTCCTTCACTCAAAACTCATCAGGTATCACAACGCTACAAAGGATTGGTACAGGGATTTTCCTCTCCATTCTTGCTATGGTATTAGCCGCATTGGTCGAGACAAAAAGGCTCCAAGCCGCCCGGGATGAACTCTCCATACCGATGAGCGTGTGGTGGCTGATTCCACAGTATGTTATCTTTGGAGTCTCAGATATGTTCACAATGGTGGGTTTACAAGAGTTCTTCTACGGCCAAGTCCCTAGTGAGCTTAGGAGCGTTGGTATGGCTTTGAACCTAAGCATATACGGGGCGGGAAACTACCTAAGCAGCTTTATGATATCAGTCATTGATAAAATCACGAACCAGTATGGTCAAAGGAGCTGGTTCGATAATGACTTGGACCAAGCTCATCTAGATTACTTCTACTGGCTACTGGCTTGTCTCGGCTTCATTGGTTTCGCCTTCTACTTATGGTTCGCCAAGTCATATGTCTACAGCAGATCAAACACCTTTTAA
- a CDS encoding Major facilitator superfamily protein (Major facilitator superfamily protein; FUNCTIONS IN: transporter activity; INVOLVED IN: oligopeptide transport, response to nematode; LOCATED IN: plasma membrane, membrane; EXPRESSED IN: 18 plant structures; EXPRESSED DURING: 8 growth stages; CONTAINS InterPro DOMAIN/s: Oligopeptide transporter (InterPro:IPR000109), Major facilitator superfamily, general substrate transporter (InterPro:IPR016196); BEST Arabidopsis thaliana protein match is: Major facilitator superfamily protein (TAIR:AT1G22540.1); Has 7231 Blast hits to 7080 proteins in 1330 species: Archae - 0; Bacteria - 3541; Metazoa - 585; Fungi - 456; Plants - 2171; Viruses - 0; Other Eukaryotes - 478 (source: NCBI BLink).), which yields MSTSIGDNETGAIVSNENVEFSVDFRGNPSIRSSSGAWKSSGFTMCAEVAEKFAYFGIASNLITYFTEALGESTAVAASNVNLWLGTAAFLPLIWGSIADSFLGRFRTILLTSSFYIMGLGLLTFSATIPSLCNDQETRESCVSQVKVIIFFCALYLIALGEGGFKVCLRAFGADQFDEQDPNESKAKSSYFNWLYFAISIGILTTRLVTNYVQENLSWALGYAIPCLSMMLALFLFLLGIKTYRFSTGGEGRQGKKHDNPFVRIGRVFVAAARNRRQTPSDTCLLLPNESTKKFRFLDRAVISCDSYEVEEAKAVLSLIPIWLCSLVFGIVFAQSPTFFTKQGSTMDRSISSTLQVPAATLQCFISLAILVFIPIYDRLFVPIARSITRKPAGITTLQRISTGIFLSIISMVIAALVEMKRLKTARDHGLVDSPKATVPMSVCWLIPQYILFGVSDVFTMVGLQEFFYGEVPPQLRSMGLALYLSIIGIGNFLSSFMVSVIEEATSQSGQVSWFSNNLNQAHLDYFYWLLACLSSLAFIFTVYFAKSYLYNSPK from the exons ATGTCGACATCCATCGGCGATAATGAGACTGGAGCTATAGTTTCAAACGAGAATGTCGAGTTTTCCGTCGATTTCCGAGGCAATCCATCTATCAGATCCTCTTCCGGTGCATGGAAATCTTCTGGCTTCACCATGT GTGCGGAAGTTGCCGAGAAATTCGCCTACTTCGGTATCGCCTCGAATCTGATAACCTACTTCACCGAGGCGTTAGGAGAGTCGACGGCTGTTGCAGCGTCAAACGTTAACCTCTGGCTTGGGACGGCAGCTTTCTTGCCTCTCATATGGGGTTCTATCGCCGACTCTTTTCTTGGCCGTTTCCGTACAATCCTCTTAACCTCTTCTTTCTATATCATG GGACTTGGGCTGCTTACGTTTTCAGCAACGATTCCTTCTCTTTGTAATGATCAAGAAACACGTGAGTCGTGCGTCTCTCAGGTCAAAGTAATAATCTTCTTTTGTGCTCTCTACCTAATTGCTTTGGGAGAAGGAGGCTTCAAGGTATGTCTTCGAGCCTTTGGAGCAGATCAGTTTGATGAACAAGACCCAAATGAGTCCAAAGCCAAGAGTTCTTACTTTAACTGGTTGTATTTTGCTATATCAATCGGCATATTGACCACTCGTCTGGTCACAAATTATGTCCAAGAGAATCTGAGCTGGGCTTTAGGATATGCGATTCCATGTCTTTCTATGATGCTTGCTCTATTCTTGTTCTTACTTGGAATCAAAACTTACCGCTTCAGCACCGGAGGAGAAGGAAGACAGGGCAAAAAACATGATAACCCTTTTGTTAGAATTGGCCGTGTTTTTGTGGCTGCAGCTAGAAACCGGCGACAAACTCCTTCTGATACTTGTCTTCTTCTGCCTAACGAAAGCACCAAGAAATTCAg ATTCTTGGACAGAGCGGTGATTTCATGCGATTCATATGAAGTTGAGGAAGCAAAAGCTGTGTTGAGTCTCATTCCAATTTGGTTGTGTAGTTTGGTGTTTGGCATTGTGTTTGCGCAATCTCCTACTTTCTTTACAAAGCAAGGATCTACAATGGATAGATCAATCTCATCAACACTCCAAGTCCCTGCAGCTACACTCCAATGCTTCATAAGCCTAGCAATCCTCGTCTTCATCCCAATCTACGACCGTTTATTCGTCCCAATCGCACGATCAATCACTCGTAAACCAGCAGGAATTACAACCCTTCAGAGAATTTCCACCGGCATTTTCCTCTCAATTATTTCAATGGTAATAGCTGCTTTGGTCGAGATGAAAAGACTCAAGACTGCTCGAGATCATGGATTAGTTGATTCGCCTAAAGCCACGGTCCCGATGAGCGTTTGCTGGCTGATTCCACAATACATTCTCTTTGGAGTCTCTGACGTTTTCACTATGGTTGGTTTGCAAGAGTTTTTCTACGGAGAAGTCCCGCCACAGCTTAGGAGCATGGGACTGGCTCTATATCTAAGCATAATCGGCATAGGAAACTTCTTGAGTAGCTTCATGGTATCAGTCATCGAGGAAGCCACAAGCCAGTCCGGTCAAGTGAGCTGGTTCTCTAATAACCTGAACCAGGCACATCTTGATTACTTCTACTGGCTACTTGCTTGTCTCAGCTCCCTCGCCTTTATTTTTACTGTCTATTTTGCCAAGTCCTATCTCTACAACAGCCCAAAGTAG
- a CDS encoding uncharacterized protein (unknown protein; Has 30201 Blast hits to 17322 proteins in 780 species: Archae - 12; Bacteria - 1396; Metazoa - 17338; Fungi - 3422; Plants - 5037; Viruses - 0; Other Eukaryotes - 2996 (source: NCBI BLink).), which translates to MKKKPASTKKKKKVKKAITGPLVKPIYWVVLFKAYWVIKLIKAQMWRCGSSWSLLVSC; encoded by the coding sequence atgaagaagaaaccagcgtcaacgaagaagaagaagaaagtcaagAAGGCCATTACTGGTCCATTAGTCAAGCCCATTTATTgggttgttttgtttaaagcATATTGGGTCATTAAGTTGATTAAGGCCCAAATGTGGAGATGTGGTAGTAGTTGGAGTTTGCTTGTATCTTGTTAG